A single region of the Nicotiana sylvestris chromosome 6, ASM39365v2, whole genome shotgun sequence genome encodes:
- the LOC104216710 gene encoding ACT domain-containing protein ACR11-like, whose protein sequence is MAVAMVSCGMCTSLKVIEKQPILNPGFFNGSLALNPGQRLCINPKRLALSGSTIIPKASSATAVEEGSPQETSAIPTPKVIIDLDSDPDATVVEVTFGDRLGALLDTMNALKNLGLNVVKANVCLDSSGKHNKFAITKACTGRKVDDPELLEAIRLTIINNMMEYHPESSSMLAMGEAFGVFQPYQKIDVDIATHIHIYDDGPERSLLCVETADRPGLIVDLVKIITDINVDVESGEFDTEGLLAKAKFHVSYKGKALIKPLQQVLANSLRYFLRRPTTEDASF, encoded by the exons ATGGCTGTGGCTATGGTTTCTTGTGGGATGTGCACTAGTTTAAAAGTTATAGAGAAGCAACCCATTTTAAATCCAGGTTTTTTTAATGGCTCTTTAGCTTTGAATCCAGGTCAGAGACTGTGCATTAACCCCAAGAG GTTAGCTTTATCTGGGAGTACAATTATTCCAAAAGCATCCTCAGCTACAGCTGTGGAG GAGGGAAGTCCACAAGAGACTAGTGCAATTCCAACACCCAAAGTCATAATTGATCTGGATTCAGATCCAGATGCAACAGTCGTTGAGGTTACCTTTGGGGATCGCCTTGGAGCGCTTCTTGACACA ATGAATGCGCTAAAAAATCTTGGGCTGAATGTTGTCAAGGCTAATGTCTGTCTTGATTCATCTGGGAAACATAACAAATTCGCCATCACAAAAGC CTGTACTGGTAGAAAGGTTGATGATCCAGAGCTGCTTGAAGCAATTCGTTTGACGATCATCAATAACATGATGGAATACCATCCG GAATCTAGCTCCATGTTAGCTATGGGGGAAGCTTTCGGTGTTTTTCAACCATATCAGAAG ATTGATGTGGACATAGCGACCCATATCCATATCTACGACGATGGTCCTGAACGGAG CTTACTCTGTGTAGAGACAGCAGACAGACCTGGATTGATAGTTGATCTTGTCAAGATCATTACTGACATAAACGTTGATGTTGAATCTGGAGAATTCGATACTGAG GGATTGCTAGCTaaggcaaaatttcatgtcaGCTACAAGGGCAAAGCTCTGATCAAGCCCCTTCAACAG GTTCTTGCAAATAGCTTGCGTTATTTCTTGAGGAGACCAACAACAGAGGATGCAAGTTTTTAA